One part of the Aricia agestis chromosome Z, ilAriAges1.1, whole genome shotgun sequence genome encodes these proteins:
- the LOC121738685 gene encoding aprataxin-like protein, giving the protein MSKRNYKSNNESSSLAKQPKKHWSLGLLDTMKDPKYVYKDSERVVVIKDKYPKAKVHYLVLPREQISSIFSLNKTHLSLLEEFGTFVKDIRQEHKDADIVAGFHAVPSMHLMHMHVISKDMISDCLKTKTHWNSFTTKFFIPYEEILERIRNDGAVKRISDETHKQLLAMPLKCNQCEFVPKNLPILKQHLLTHNS; this is encoded by the exons ATGAGTAAAAGAAATTATAAATCGAATAATGAATCTTCTTCATTGGCTAAACAACCAAAAAAGCATTGGTCTCTCGGCCTCTTGGATACTATGAAAGATCCAAAATATGTTTACAAGGACTCAGAAAGAGTAGTTGTAATAAAGGATAAGTATCCTAAAGCCAAGGTGCACTATTTGGTGTTGCCCCGTGAGCAGATTAGTAGCATTTTTAGTCTTAATAAAACCCATCTTAGTCTCCTTGAAGAGTTTGGAACTTTTGTAAAAGATATCAGGCAGGAGCATAAAGATGCTGATATAGTCGCTGGTTTTCACGCTGTGCCAAGTATGCATCTTATGCACATGCATGTCATTAGCAAGGACATGATATCTGACTGtcttaaaacaaaaacacatTGGAACAGTTTTACCACCAAGTTTTTTATTCCATATGAAG AAATACTAGAAAGAATTAGAAATGATGGAGCCGTAAAAAGAATCTCAGATGAAACTCATAAACAATTACTGGCAATGCCGCTTAAATGCAACCAATGTGAATTTGtgccaaaaaatttgcctattTTAAAACAACATTTACTCACACATAACTCATGA
- the LOC121738681 gene encoding lariat debranching enzyme, whose amino-acid sequence MKIAVEGCAHGELDKIYECIETLQDREGIQVDLLICCGDFQSVRNNDDLRAMAVPEKYLNICTFYKYYSGEKVAPVLTIFIGGNHEASNYLQELPYGGWVAPKIYYMGRAGVIQFGNLRIGGLSGIFKGRDYLQGLWECPPYTPNSLRSVYHIRSLDVFRLSQLKDKVHVMLSHDWPRGITDYGNKEQLLKRKPFLRDEIEANQLGSPPAEKLLKTLKPDYWFAAHMHCQFAALVKHDNNEETKFLALDKCLPKRRHLQILDLPEEYDGDKLLKHDAEWLAVLKSTNHLLSVKNVDCYLPGPGGNERYDFTPTKEETSYIENLMDHLVIREDQFVQTAPVYKPGAPRGRLGEPIQNPQTARLCEILGIDDPLQVVMARSGKELRQHCEMKNETPERTPIKCSKLSLPAPVTPSEPDSHIESQGTPTTPYNSVDSILDTSDCSEPSTTKKTFKRRNLALYTPDNDDVDKSTSIEDSPRSSKVTCIS is encoded by the exons ATGAAAATAGCAGTAGAAGGTTGCGCTCATGGAGAGTTAGATAAGATATATGAATGCATAGAAACTTTACAAGACAGGGAGGGAATTCAGGTTGATTTACTTATTTGCTGTGGTGACTTCCAATCTGTAAGAAACAATGATGATCTCCGGGCAATGGCAGTGCCAGAAAAATATCTAAACATTTGCACATTTTATAA ATATTATAGTGGTGAGAAAGTAGCACCAGTTTTGACTATTTTTATTGGCGGAAATCATGAAGCTTCTAATTATTTACAAGAACTGCCTTATGGTGGCTGGGTGGCACCTAAAATATACTACATGGGGCGAGCTGGAGTCATTCAATTTGGAAATCTAAGAATTGGag GCCTGTCAGGAATATTTAAGGGACGTGATTATTTGCAGGGCCTCTGGGAGTGTCCACCGTACACCCCAAACTCATTGAGATCTGTATATCACATCAGGTCTCTGGACGTCTTCCGCCTCAGTCAGTTGAAGGATAAAGTACACGTCATGCTCTCGCATGACTGGCCAAGAGGAATAACGGATTATGGCAATAAAGAGCAATTATTGAAAAGAAAACCGTTTCTAAG agaTGAAATAGAGGCAAATCAACTGGGAAGTCCACCTGCTGAAAAGCTGCTAAAGACATTGAAGCCAGACTACTGGTTTGCTGCACATATGCATTGTCAGTTTGCAGCACTTGTAAAACATGACAATAATGAAGAAACTAAGTTCCTTGCCTTAGACAAGTGCTTGCCAAAGAGAAGGCACTTACAGATATTAGATTTACCTGAGGAGTATGATGGAGACAAGCTTCTCAAACATGACGCAGAGTGGCTGGCAGTACTGAAGAGTACAAATCACTTGCTCAGTGTCAAAAATGTTGATTGTTATTTGCCTGGGCCAGGCGGTAATGAACG GTATGATTTTACTCCAACAAAAGAAGAAACCAGCTACATAGAGAATTTAATGGACCACTTGGTAATAAGGGAAGACCAGTTTGTACAAACTGCTCCTGTATACAAACCTGGGGCTCCTCGGGGAAGACTGGGAGAGCCGATTCAGAACCCACAAACAGCTCGCCTATGTGAGATACTTGGTATTGATGATCCCCTACAAGTGGTGATGGCACGCTCAGGGAAAGAACTGAGGCAGCATTGTGAAATGAAGAATGAAACCCCAGAAAGGACTCCCATAAAGTGTTCTAAATTGTCTTTACCTGCTCCAGTAACGCCGAGTGAACCCGACAGTCACATTGAGTCTCAGGGAACGCCGACTACTCCTTACAACAGTGTTGACTCGATACTAGATACCTCAGACTGCAGCGAGCCGAGCACTACTAAAAAGACATTCAAACGACGCAACCTGGCTTTATATACACCGGATAACGATGATGTTGATAAGTCTACCTCCATAGAAGATAGTCCTCGTTCAAGTAAAGTTACTTGTATTAGTTGA